A part of Methanorbis furvi genomic DNA contains:
- a CDS encoding DUF1858 domain-containing protein: MAITIDSTIAELLREKPQSAAVLQSFGMGCLGCAIANNETIREAAMVHGIPLDELTKKLGI; the protein is encoded by the coding sequence ATGGCAATTACCATCGATTCAACGATCGCAGAGCTTCTCCGTGAGAAACCACAGAGCGCAGCAGTCCTTCAGAGCTTTGGCATGGGCTGCCTTGGTTGTGCAATCGCAAACAATGAGACCATCCGCGAGGCCGCAATGGTTCACGGTATCCCCTTAGATGAGCTTACCAAGAAGCTCGGCATCTAA
- a CDS encoding GNAT family N-acetyltransferase codes for MNITIRPYESTDLYHVMTVWNSIIAEGDAFLEETALTPEDMQKFLDQYRVYCAKIGSEVAGVYLLRKLNLGKGAHIAEVLYAVKFSFRNLGVGKTMSEHSSKTARELGFSSLVCQRVSGMNPAALNFLTKCGFVPAGEISRGYRNVKTVKVDQNSAADESKKGLLGKIFEKKPAEPVEKTVVDYYSLYTYQKDV; via the coding sequence ATGAATATCACCATCCGCCCATACGAATCCACAGACCTCTATCATGTCATGACCGTCTGGAACTCCATCATCGCCGAAGGTGATGCATTCCTCGAAGAAACCGCCCTCACCCCTGAAGACATGCAAAAATTTCTGGACCAGTACCGTGTTTACTGCGCAAAAATCGGCAGCGAAGTTGCCGGTGTCTACCTGCTTCGCAAACTCAACCTCGGCAAAGGCGCTCACATCGCCGAAGTCCTCTATGCCGTAAAATTCTCGTTCCGCAACTTAGGTGTTGGAAAAACCATGAGCGAACACTCGAGCAAAACCGCCCGCGAACTTGGATTCTCCTCACTCGTCTGCCAACGCGTCTCAGGTATGAATCCTGCCGCCCTCAATTTCCTCACCAAATGCGGCTTCGTCCCGGCAGGCGAGATCTCCCGCGGATACCGCAACGTCAAAACAGTCAAAGTCGATCAAAATTCCGCAGCCGATGAATCGAAAAAAGGACTGCTTGGAAAAATCTTTGAAAAGAAACCAGCAGAACCAGTTGAAAAAACCGTTGTCGACTACTACTCGCTCTACACCTACCAAAAAGACGTCTGA
- a CDS encoding adenosylcobinamide amidohydrolase produces MRYYLRENVLIVRGDFRAASSGVGGGIADVRTVLNVTVPRNFSGDASREIDRISNEQGFLQPQFGLLTAVPITNLCIAKYDYITVFVTAGVSDNNRTINIIITSNRPLSDAALLGAMTTATEVKMQVLADRKLPSGASPTDAVVVAAEKSRSAPEMFAGILTETGERIAKAVRQALTEALIRFDNYLLSTWGVSRGWSRDAPGFVKRTRPSYFIYSRYGGDHWTEWVPEGCPYYPCHNYSRQQCSFCYCPLYPCMDTSLGAMIETPHGEVWSCMDCRLVHVPEVTAHLLENPEADVAELKLMQKK; encoded by the coding sequence ATGCGGTACTATCTCAGAGAAAACGTCCTCATCGTCAGAGGAGACTTTCGTGCGGCAAGCAGCGGAGTGGGCGGCGGAATTGCCGACGTCCGAACTGTTCTCAACGTCACCGTCCCAAGAAATTTTTCCGGTGACGCGTCCAGAGAAATCGACCGCATCTCAAACGAACAGGGATTCCTTCAGCCCCAGTTCGGACTCCTGACCGCAGTCCCGATAACCAACCTTTGCATCGCCAAGTACGACTACATCACCGTCTTCGTCACCGCCGGCGTCTCAGACAACAACCGCACCATAAACATCATCATCACTTCAAATCGACCGCTTTCCGACGCCGCACTTCTTGGCGCAATGACTACTGCAACCGAAGTCAAAATGCAGGTACTTGCCGACCGGAAACTCCCTTCTGGCGCATCACCTACCGATGCAGTCGTGGTTGCCGCAGAAAAATCCCGCTCCGCTCCTGAGATGTTTGCAGGAATTCTCACCGAAACCGGAGAGAGGATTGCCAAAGCTGTTCGTCAGGCGCTCACCGAAGCACTGATTCGGTTTGATAACTATCTCCTTTCAACATGGGGCGTTTCCCGTGGATGGTCGCGTGATGCTCCCGGGTTCGTAAAGCGGACCCGTCCCTCCTATTTTATCTACAGCCGCTACGGCGGAGACCACTGGACCGAGTGGGTGCCGGAAGGCTGCCCCTATTATCCCTGCCATAACTACTCCCGCCAGCAGTGCAGTTTCTGTTACTGCCCGCTTTACCCCTGCATGGATACTTCGCTTGGCGCCATGATAGAAACCCCGCACGGAGAGGTGTGGAGCTGCATGGATTGCCGGCTCGTTCACGTGCCTGAAGTCACGGCTCATCTGCTGGAAAATCCTGAAGCTGACGTTGCCGAACTGAAACTGATGCAAAAAAAGTAA